From Cellulosimicrobium sp. ES-005, one genomic window encodes:
- a CDS encoding nitronate monooxygenase — MSAPILDSPLPIVAAPMAGGPTTVALSTAVASAGGFPFLAGGYTTPEALAAQIEPLRATGHAFGVNLFVPSRDVVDPDALAAYAAELAPEADALGVVLDPTPVADDDRWEEKLALLLARPVPAVSLTFGLPDRAAVAALRAVGTRVLASVTAPSEARLARDVGVDGLVVQGSDAGGHSAVHDPGRDPEPVATTELVRRVRREVDLPVVAAGGVDGPGAARALLDAGAQAVAVGTLLLRTDEAGTSPTYRRALADPAFTETVLTRAFTGRPARALRNGFVERHRGSAPVAYPAVHHLTRGLRQAAAAAGDADRLHLWAGTGYRNASDGPAADVVRALAGV, encoded by the coding sequence ATGAGCGCGCCGATCCTCGACTCCCCGCTCCCGATCGTCGCCGCGCCGATGGCCGGCGGCCCGACGACGGTGGCGCTGTCGACCGCCGTAGCGTCCGCCGGAGGGTTCCCGTTCCTCGCCGGCGGCTACACGACGCCCGAGGCGCTGGCGGCCCAGATAGAGCCGCTCCGCGCCACGGGGCACGCCTTCGGGGTCAACCTGTTCGTGCCGTCGCGCGACGTCGTCGACCCGGACGCGCTCGCCGCCTACGCCGCCGAGCTCGCGCCGGAGGCGGACGCGCTCGGGGTCGTGCTCGACCCGACGCCCGTCGCCGACGACGACCGCTGGGAGGAGAAGCTCGCGCTCCTGCTCGCGCGGCCGGTGCCGGCGGTGTCCCTGACGTTCGGGCTGCCCGACCGGGCCGCGGTCGCCGCCCTCCGCGCCGTCGGGACCCGGGTGCTCGCCAGCGTCACCGCTCCCTCCGAGGCGAGGCTCGCGCGCGACGTCGGAGTCGACGGGCTCGTGGTCCAGGGCTCCGACGCGGGCGGCCACAGCGCCGTCCACGACCCCGGCCGGGACCCGGAGCCCGTCGCGACGACCGAGCTCGTCCGGCGGGTGCGGCGCGAGGTGGACCTGCCGGTCGTGGCCGCCGGTGGCGTCGACGGACCCGGGGCGGCGCGTGCGCTCCTCGACGCCGGGGCGCAGGCCGTGGCCGTGGGCACGCTGCTGCTGCGGACCGACGAGGCGGGCACGTCGCCCACCTACCGTCGCGCCCTCGCCGACCCCGCCTTCACCGAGACGGTCCTGACCCGGGCGTTCACCGGCCGGCCCGCCCGGGCGCTGCGCAACGGCTTCGTCGAGCGCCACCGGGGGAGCGCACCGGTCGCCTACCCCGCGGTGCACCACCTGACCCGCGGGCTGCGGCAGGCGGCCGCGGCGGCGGGCGACGCCGACCGCCTGCACCTGTGGGCGGGGACCGGCTACCGGAACGCGTCGGACGGGCCGGCGGCCGACGTCGTGCGGGCGCTCGCGGGCGTCTGA
- a CDS encoding methyltransferase domain-containing protein gives MADIFEATRPDDYLMRLAASDLGRGYKAMVTAELALADGHTVVDVGCGPGADLLAFSAAVGADGLVVGIDHDVDAVEAARERVAGTRNVTVRTGDAHELDLDAGSVDRAHTDRVLQHVADPGRAVDEIARVLRPGGRAVLAEPDWGTLAIDGPDRATTHAYQAYVVEEVVRNAWTGRQLPALAARSGLSVRRVVPVTAVFRDVGEADAVLGLGRVARRAREAGYLDPDAYERWVAHLTTAVFFASVTLFVVVADR, from the coding sequence ATGGCGGACATCTTCGAGGCCACCCGACCGGACGACTACCTGATGCGCCTGGCGGCGTCCGACCTCGGGCGCGGCTACAAGGCGATGGTGACCGCGGAGCTCGCCCTGGCGGACGGCCACACCGTGGTCGACGTCGGGTGCGGCCCCGGTGCCGACCTCCTCGCCTTCAGCGCGGCGGTCGGCGCCGACGGGCTGGTCGTGGGGATCGACCACGACGTCGACGCGGTCGAGGCGGCGCGGGAGCGCGTGGCGGGGACCCGCAACGTCACGGTGCGGACGGGCGACGCCCACGAGCTCGACCTCGACGCCGGGAGCGTCGACCGCGCCCACACGGATCGCGTGCTCCAGCACGTCGCGGACCCCGGCCGCGCCGTCGACGAGATCGCTCGCGTGCTCCGCCCGGGCGGGCGCGCCGTGCTCGCGGAGCCGGACTGGGGAACCCTCGCGATCGACGGGCCGGACCGCGCGACGACGCACGCGTACCAGGCGTACGTGGTCGAGGAGGTGGTACGCAACGCGTGGACGGGCCGGCAGCTCCCCGCGCTCGCCGCGCGTTCGGGGCTCTCGGTCCGCCGGGTCGTCCCGGTCACGGCCGTCTTCCGGGACGTCGGCGAGGCCGACGCCGTGCTGGGTCTCGGGCGCGTCGCCCGACGCGCGCGGGAGGCCGGGTACCTCGACCCGGACGCGTACGAGCGCTGGGTCGCGCACCTCACGACCGCGGTGTTCTTCGCGTCGGTCACCCTGTTCGTCGTGGTCGCCGACCGCTGA
- a CDS encoding ArgP/LysG family DNA-binding transcriptional regulator translates to MVDLQPDQLRTLDAIAAAGTFEAAAQRLGVTPSAVSQRVRALESAVGQVLVRRGKPAELTPPGQVLVRHARHLALQQADVLAELGIGSAGRPDDPADTDDAAVPLPEVTLVVSGDALTTWALPALVDASEWARLEVLREDEEHSIGLLRDGTAVAAVTSVAEAVPGCRSTLLGRMRYRPMASPAFAARWFPEGPTAVALSRAPVLAFDRKDDLQERYLRLRAQEAVGTAAGAVIDPPRHHVPASNEFRRAIELGMGWGMLPDLQSARAERAGRLVGFDDARAMDVPQHWQQWRLHSTSLDRLATAVARAARAALGDP, encoded by the coding sequence ATGGTGGACCTCCAGCCCGACCAGCTCCGGACGCTCGACGCGATCGCCGCCGCCGGGACGTTCGAGGCCGCCGCCCAGCGGCTCGGGGTCACCCCGTCCGCCGTGAGCCAGCGCGTGCGCGCGCTCGAGTCGGCGGTGGGCCAGGTGCTCGTGCGGCGCGGGAAGCCCGCCGAGCTCACGCCGCCGGGCCAGGTGCTCGTCCGGCACGCGCGCCACCTCGCGCTGCAGCAGGCGGACGTGCTCGCGGAGCTGGGGATCGGGTCCGCGGGGCGGCCGGACGACCCGGCCGACACCGACGATGCCGCCGTGCCGCTGCCCGAGGTCACGCTCGTCGTCTCCGGTGACGCCCTGACCACCTGGGCGCTGCCGGCGCTCGTCGACGCGTCGGAGTGGGCCCGGCTCGAGGTGCTGCGCGAGGACGAGGAGCACTCGATCGGCCTGCTGCGCGACGGCACGGCCGTCGCGGCGGTGACCTCGGTCGCCGAGGCCGTCCCCGGCTGCCGCTCGACCCTGCTGGGCCGGATGCGCTACCGCCCCATGGCGAGCCCCGCGTTCGCCGCGCGCTGGTTCCCCGAGGGCCCGACCGCCGTCGCGCTCTCCCGCGCGCCCGTCCTCGCGTTCGACCGCAAGGACGACCTCCAGGAGCGCTACCTGCGGCTGCGCGCCCAGGAGGCGGTCGGGACAGCGGCGGGGGCAGTGATCGACCCGCCCCGCCACCACGTCCCCGCGTCGAACGAGTTCCGCCGCGCGATCGAGCTCGGCATGGGGTGGGGCATGCTCCCCGACCTCCAGAGCGCCCGGGCCGAGCGCGCGGGACGCCTCGTGGGCTTCGACGACGCCCGGGCGATGGACGTGCCGCAGCACTGGCAGCAGTGGCGGCTGCACTCCACGTCTCTCGACCGCCTGGCGACCGCCGTCGCGCGCGCGGCCCGCGCCGCGCTCGGCGACCCCTGA
- a CDS encoding VanZ family protein yields the protein MIATVLVAHPWLSPLALLVLVVAGPLVGAWLAGRRPLAWVLFGVSLLPVLLLTLVPVDRELFAVCTVSWSLPTPGRVELLANVVLFVPPVLLAAVALGRPLAALLGGVVASALVEVVQALVPALGRSCDTNDWLSNSIGALLGAVLAVVALRLAARRERATNPGSVPTARRS from the coding sequence ATGATCGCCACCGTCCTCGTCGCGCACCCCTGGCTGTCGCCGCTCGCCCTCCTCGTCCTCGTCGTGGCGGGTCCGCTCGTGGGCGCGTGGCTGGCGGGCCGCCGACCGCTCGCGTGGGTGCTGTTCGGCGTCTCGCTGCTCCCGGTGCTCCTGCTGACCCTCGTGCCGGTCGACCGCGAGCTCTTCGCGGTGTGCACCGTGAGCTGGTCGCTGCCGACCCCGGGTCGGGTCGAGCTCCTCGCGAACGTGGTGCTGTTCGTGCCGCCGGTGCTGCTCGCCGCGGTCGCGCTGGGCAGGCCCCTCGCCGCGCTCCTCGGCGGCGTCGTCGCCTCCGCGCTCGTCGAGGTGGTCCAGGCGCTCGTCCCGGCGCTCGGGCGGTCGTGCGACACGAACGACTGGCTCTCCAACTCGATCGGGGCGCTGCTCGGCGCGGTCCTCGCCGTGGTCGCGCTCCGGCTCGCGGCCCGCCGGGAGCGCGCGACGAACCCGGGCTCGGTCCCCACCGCGCGCCGGTCCTGA
- a CDS encoding LysE/ArgO family amino acid transporter codes for MLAALSPLAAGLAAGLSLIVAIGAQNAFVLRQGLRREHVLPVVLVCALSDLVLIAAGTAGLGALVTGAPALLTAVRWGGGAFLLTLAVLAARRALRPGGLDAASGEVSGAGATSARSAVGTSLALTWLNPHVYLDTVLLLGSLAAGYAAAHAGGAGDPDAARWLFGAGAMVASIAWFTALGFGARLLAPVFARPGAWRVLDGAIAVVMATIGVSLLLGG; via the coding sequence GTGCTCGCCGCTCTCTCGCCCCTCGCCGCCGGTCTCGCCGCCGGGCTGTCCCTCATCGTCGCGATCGGGGCGCAGAACGCGTTCGTCCTGCGCCAGGGCCTGCGCCGCGAGCACGTCCTGCCCGTCGTGCTCGTCTGCGCGCTCTCCGACCTCGTCCTCATCGCCGCCGGGACGGCCGGGCTCGGCGCGCTCGTGACCGGCGCGCCCGCGCTGCTCACCGCGGTGCGGTGGGGCGGTGGCGCGTTCCTCCTCACGCTCGCGGTCCTCGCCGCCCGCCGCGCCCTGCGACCCGGCGGTCTCGACGCAGCGTCCGGCGAGGTGTCGGGCGCCGGCGCGACGAGCGCCCGCTCCGCCGTCGGGACGTCGCTCGCCCTCACGTGGCTCAACCCGCACGTCTACCTCGACACCGTGCTTCTCCTCGGGTCGCTCGCGGCGGGCTACGCCGCCGCGCACGCCGGGGGAGCGGGCGACCCCGACGCCGCCCGCTGGCTCTTCGGGGCAGGCGCGATGGTCGCGAGCATCGCCTGGTTCACCGCGCTCGGCTTCGGCGCACGCCTGCTCGCACCCGTGTTCGCCAGGCCCGGCGCGTGGCGCGTGCTCGACGGCGCGATCGCCGTCGTCATGGCGACCATCGGGGTGTCGCTCCTGCTCGGTGGCTGA
- a CDS encoding HAD-IA family hydrolase has protein sequence MNAAPTGASAPASTGVWAWRGAALLLDLDGTLVDSSAAIERHTLAWAARLGLDGDAVVAASHGRRDVEVVRLVAPDADVAREVEWLHRISCDDTEGVVAVPGAADLLDGLDPRAWTVVTSAAREVALARLTAAGLPVPARFVCAEDVERGKPDPEGFLAGARLLGVDPRRCLVLEDSAAGVAAGRGAGATVLAVGPDDVPGAHHGVADLRPVVARAVDRRVEVVVTTRATGAFGGAAEGALDDGLPEFVA, from the coding sequence GTGAACGCGGCCCCGACCGGTGCGTCGGCGCCCGCGTCGACCGGCGTGTGGGCGTGGCGCGGCGCTGCCCTGCTGCTCGACCTCGACGGGACGCTCGTCGACTCCTCGGCCGCGATCGAGCGGCACACGCTCGCGTGGGCGGCCCGGCTCGGGCTCGACGGCGACGCGGTGGTCGCGGCGTCGCACGGCCGCCGCGACGTCGAGGTGGTCCGCCTCGTGGCGCCGGACGCCGACGTCGCGCGCGAGGTCGAGTGGCTGCACCGCATCTCGTGCGACGACACCGAGGGGGTCGTCGCGGTGCCCGGCGCGGCGGACCTGCTGGACGGCCTGGACCCGCGCGCCTGGACGGTCGTGACGTCGGCGGCGCGCGAGGTCGCGCTCGCGCGCCTGACCGCCGCCGGGCTGCCCGTGCCGGCGCGGTTCGTGTGCGCGGAGGACGTGGAGCGGGGCAAGCCCGACCCGGAGGGCTTCCTCGCGGGGGCGCGGCTGCTCGGCGTCGACCCGCGGCGCTGCCTCGTCCTCGAGGACTCCGCCGCGGGGGTCGCCGCCGGTCGGGGCGCGGGCGCGACCGTGCTCGCCGTCGGCCCGGACGACGTCCCCGGCGCGCACCACGGCGTCGCGGACCTACGCCCGGTCGTCGCGCGCGCGGTCGACCGCCGGGTGGAGGTCGTCGTGACGACGCGCGCCACGGGCGCGTTCGGGGGCGCGGCCGAGGGAGCGCTCGACGACGGCCTGCCGGAGTTCGTCGCATGA
- a CDS encoding condensation domain-containing protein, protein MSGRAGEGPATWGQTAIRRALAALEPLDHQFNLVWGGPLDAPVPTEAATAVVRGLVERHDSLRTRIHPSGDGYVQELCGAGTVEVVEERVPDVADVAAHGARLRDELWGRAFDYPAELPVRVGLVTVDGAVHHTVLVVAHTALDGWGLPVLDGDLTALAAGATLPDVEAWTPLDEAAWQTSDEGRRHDAAARARTLRTMRAAPTQVFAPRPAEALDGGPRYRQTVLRSRRLGPAAERVAARWRTSASGVLLAASCRALAAAAGRDDLALQVMVSNRFRRELATAVVTTAMEGLVHVDGLDAPFDEVGARVWRAAMTAYRSAYYDKDRLQAEAAADPSTAHDGTCWYNDRRGTGPDRTLRARPTPSRRLARADASDEQGGVTLTLHLVDAPGGGIDVVLTADTTRVDDATAEQVVRDVERCVLDASRAGSPGGTVTRR, encoded by the coding sequence GTGAGCGGGCGAGCGGGCGAGGGGCCCGCGACGTGGGGCCAGACGGCGATCCGGCGGGCGCTCGCCGCCCTGGAGCCGCTGGACCACCAGTTCAACCTCGTGTGGGGCGGCCCGCTCGACGCGCCCGTGCCGACCGAGGCCGCGACCGCCGTCGTGCGCGGGCTCGTGGAGCGGCACGACTCGCTGCGCACGCGGATCCACCCGAGCGGGGACGGTTACGTCCAGGAGCTGTGCGGGGCCGGGACGGTCGAGGTCGTCGAGGAGCGTGTGCCCGACGTGGCGGACGTCGCCGCGCACGGCGCGCGGCTGCGCGACGAGCTCTGGGGCCGCGCGTTCGACTACCCGGCTGAGCTGCCCGTGCGGGTCGGTCTCGTGACGGTGGACGGCGCGGTGCACCACACCGTGCTCGTCGTCGCGCACACCGCGCTCGACGGCTGGGGGCTGCCCGTGCTCGACGGCGACCTCACGGCTCTCGCGGCGGGGGCCACGCTGCCGGACGTCGAGGCGTGGACGCCGCTCGACGAGGCGGCCTGGCAGACCTCGGACGAGGGTCGGCGGCACGACGCCGCCGCGCGCGCACGCACCCTGCGCACCATGCGCGCGGCCCCGACGCAGGTCTTCGCGCCGCGCCCCGCCGAGGCCCTCGACGGGGGGCCGCGGTACCGGCAGACGGTCCTGCGGTCGCGACGCCTGGGGCCCGCGGCCGAGCGGGTGGCGGCGCGCTGGCGCACGAGCGCGTCCGGCGTCCTGCTCGCGGCGTCGTGCCGGGCGCTCGCCGCTGCCGCGGGCCGGGACGACCTCGCGCTGCAGGTCATGGTGAGCAACCGCTTCCGCCGGGAGCTCGCGACGGCCGTCGTGACGACGGCGATGGAGGGCCTGGTGCACGTCGACGGTCTCGACGCGCCGTTCGACGAGGTGGGCGCGCGGGTCTGGCGCGCGGCGATGACGGCGTACCGGTCGGCGTACTACGACAAGGACCGGCTCCAGGCGGAGGCCGCGGCCGACCCGTCGACCGCCCACGACGGCACCTGCTGGTACAACGACCGCCGCGGCACCGGACCCGACCGGACGCTGCGCGCCCGCCCCACGCCGTCGCGGCGGCTCGCGCGCGCCGACGCGTCCGACGAGCAGGGCGGCGTCACCCTCACGCTGCACCTCGTCGACGCCCCGGGCGGGGGCATCGACGTCGTCCTCACCGCCGACACGACGCGCGTGGACGACGCGACGGCGGAGCAGGTCGTGCGCGACGTCGAGCGCTGCGTGCTCGACGCGTCGCGCGCGGGGAGCCCCGGCGGGACGGTCACGCGCCGGTAG
- a CDS encoding VOC family protein — protein sequence MSTHAHGIHHSIDYVELPATDLAAAQAFYGAAFGWEFVPYGPGYAGIRTAAESGADEAGGLRLAEAADVSRGGPLVLLFSADLDATLAAVQGAGGQVVEGPYAFPGGRRFHFLDPSGNELGVWATS from the coding sequence ATGAGCACCCACGCGCACGGCATCCACCACTCGATCGACTACGTCGAGCTCCCCGCGACCGACCTCGCCGCGGCGCAGGCGTTCTACGGCGCGGCGTTCGGCTGGGAGTTCGTCCCCTACGGCCCCGGGTACGCGGGGATCCGCACCGCCGCGGAGTCGGGTGCGGACGAGGCGGGCGGGCTGCGCCTGGCGGAGGCGGCCGACGTCTCGCGGGGCGGGCCGCTCGTGCTGCTGTTCTCCGCGGACCTCGACGCGACGCTCGCCGCCGTGCAGGGCGCGGGCGGCCAGGTGGTCGAGGGCCCGTACGCGTTCCCCGGTGGCAGGCGGTTCCACTTCCTCGACCCGAGCGGCAACGAGCTGGGGGTCTGGGCGACGTCCTGA
- a CDS encoding MBL fold metallo-hydrolase — protein MSTTPSPEPLAPDAPASREEWWICRTCAVEHAERPDVCAICADERQWVPATGQAWTTLAELAAAGERLVLEELEPDLFGLSSEPSVGIGQQAKIVRTPAGNLLWDPPGYVDDDAVEQVRALGPVVAIAASHPHMFGVQVAWSRALGGVPVLVAEADAHWVARPDPVIETWTGEREVLPGIVLSQPGGHFPGSAVVHWAAGAEGRGVLLSGDTIFANPDRTSVSFMRSYPNRIPLSAAVVLRVAEHVARRPFERLYNNFEGVVPADAREVVLRSAQRHAAWVRGDFDHLT, from the coding sequence ATGTCGACGACGCCGTCCCCCGAGCCCCTCGCGCCCGACGCTCCCGCATCCCGCGAGGAGTGGTGGATCTGCCGCACGTGCGCGGTCGAGCACGCCGAGCGACCCGACGTGTGCGCCATCTGCGCGGACGAGCGCCAGTGGGTCCCCGCGACCGGGCAGGCGTGGACGACGCTCGCCGAGCTCGCCGCGGCCGGCGAGCGCCTCGTGCTGGAGGAGCTCGAGCCCGACCTGTTCGGCCTGTCGAGCGAGCCGAGCGTCGGCATCGGCCAGCAGGCCAAGATCGTGCGCACCCCGGCGGGCAACCTCCTGTGGGACCCGCCCGGCTACGTGGACGACGACGCCGTCGAGCAGGTGCGCGCGCTCGGCCCGGTCGTCGCGATCGCGGCGAGCCACCCCCACATGTTCGGCGTCCAGGTCGCGTGGAGCCGCGCCCTCGGTGGCGTCCCGGTCCTCGTCGCCGAGGCGGACGCGCACTGGGTCGCGCGCCCGGACCCGGTCATCGAGACCTGGACCGGCGAGCGCGAGGTGCTGCCCGGCATCGTCCTGTCGCAGCCGGGCGGCCACTTCCCCGGGAGCGCCGTCGTGCACTGGGCGGCCGGCGCGGAGGGCCGGGGCGTGCTGCTGTCCGGCGACACGATCTTCGCCAACCCGGACCGGACGTCCGTCAGCTTCATGCGGTCCTACCCCAACCGCATCCCGCTGTCCGCCGCCGTCGTGCTGCGCGTCGCCGAGCACGTCGCGCGGCGCCCGTTCGAGCGGCTCTACAACAACTTCGAGGGCGTCGTCCCGGCCGACGCGCGAGAGGTCGTGCTCCGCTCCGCGCAGCGCCACGCCGCCTGGGTCCGCGGCGACTTCGACCACCTCACCTGA
- a CDS encoding MATE family efflux transporter, with product MPSSSREAAATPVATASPRPEALPPVPPPPAAGPTVEALRRRVVRLAAPICAALVVGALAQLVIAALLGHMGDDALYVRSLFIPVTFLVLAVQEGLDVSTQVGFARLHGSRGRGEGSDAEDGGGAGAGEDGGAAVVPTSATAALLGRFVAAGAAVLGGVALLVVLAAPALADVLSVPAPLVAEFVAFARWTVVASVLSVPTAVAAAALRGWARTGASATVALLVAGLQVLVVWLVGLVGGFGVLAVPVAITGSTLVGAAVAWALLVRARLLPRPGHVPGLRRALALRHHPAPQRVAAWWRRVLRALPAGSWTTPTPPPPPPPPLPPSSATTTAPTPATARPGRPGAAASVPPAAPDIAEPSTSDAPSEGAVAERVDVRGLLLGVGLPVGLSYLLLTVTNLVMVWVLGPSGTDVVAGFGGAATVQTLVIVPAIGLAAAVSIVMNQQWGAGELRLLPRTLRAGTVVVAGVYVVVGALVLLTAPFVAGRLSADPDVAAQAALYLRVVGPSYAGVGLVLFLLTLLEQLGYGRVAVTLNVLYHAVSLGVGGVLARAGGGPAALYATIAVTNVVGLVVMLPVAVRLVRRRATAEPAEQAGAAVGVAS from the coding sequence ATGCCGAGCTCGTCTAGGGAGGCGGCCGCGACCCCGGTCGCGACCGCCTCGCCGCGACCGGAGGCGCTGCCGCCCGTGCCGCCGCCGCCGGCCGCGGGGCCGACGGTCGAGGCCCTGCGCCGCCGCGTCGTCCGCCTCGCCGCCCCGATCTGCGCGGCACTCGTCGTGGGGGCGCTCGCACAGCTCGTCATCGCCGCGCTGCTGGGGCACATGGGCGACGACGCGCTCTACGTCCGGTCGCTCTTCATCCCCGTGACGTTCCTCGTCCTCGCCGTTCAGGAGGGCCTCGACGTCTCGACCCAGGTCGGCTTCGCGCGCCTGCACGGGTCCCGGGGCCGGGGCGAGGGGTCCGACGCCGAGGACGGCGGCGGGGCCGGCGCGGGCGAGGACGGCGGCGCGGCCGTCGTCCCGACCTCGGCCACCGCGGCGCTGCTGGGGCGGTTCGTGGCGGCGGGTGCGGCCGTGCTCGGCGGGGTCGCCCTGCTGGTGGTCCTGGCCGCGCCGGCGCTCGCCGACGTGCTGTCCGTGCCCGCGCCGCTCGTCGCCGAGTTCGTCGCGTTCGCGCGCTGGACCGTGGTCGCGAGCGTGCTGTCCGTCCCGACGGCGGTCGCGGCCGCCGCGCTGCGCGGGTGGGCGCGCACCGGGGCGTCGGCGACCGTGGCGCTGCTCGTCGCGGGCCTCCAGGTGCTCGTCGTGTGGCTCGTCGGGCTCGTGGGCGGGTTCGGCGTGCTCGCGGTCCCGGTCGCGATCACGGGCTCCACGCTCGTCGGTGCCGCCGTCGCCTGGGCGCTCCTCGTGCGGGCCCGCCTCCTCCCACGGCCGGGTCACGTCCCCGGCCTGCGCCGCGCCCTCGCCCTGCGCCACCACCCGGCGCCGCAGCGGGTGGCCGCGTGGTGGCGACGGGTGCTCCGGGCGCTGCCCGCCGGCTCGTGGACGACGCCGACCCCGCCTCCGCCTCCACCTCCGCCCCTGCCGCCGTCGTCCGCGACGACGACGGCTCCGACCCCGGCCACGGCACGGCCCGGCCGGCCGGGTGCTGCGGCGTCCGTCCCCCCGGCCGCCCCGGACATCGCGGAACCGTCGACGTCGGACGCGCCCTCCGAGGGTGCGGTCGCCGAGCGGGTCGACGTGCGCGGGCTGCTCCTCGGCGTCGGCCTGCCGGTCGGCCTGTCCTACCTGCTCCTCACGGTGACGAACCTCGTCATGGTGTGGGTCCTCGGGCCGTCGGGCACGGACGTCGTCGCGGGGTTCGGCGGCGCCGCGACGGTCCAGACGCTCGTGATCGTGCCGGCGATCGGGCTCGCCGCGGCGGTGAGCATCGTCATGAACCAGCAGTGGGGCGCGGGCGAGCTCCGGCTGCTGCCGCGCACGCTGCGCGCGGGCACGGTCGTCGTGGCGGGCGTGTACGTGGTCGTGGGGGCGCTCGTCCTCCTGACCGCGCCGTTCGTCGCGGGCCGGCTCTCCGCGGACCCGGACGTCGCCGCGCAGGCGGCGCTCTACCTGCGGGTCGTCGGCCCGTCGTACGCGGGCGTCGGGCTCGTGCTCTTCCTCCTGACCCTGCTCGAACAGCTCGGGTACGGGCGCGTCGCCGTGACCCTCAACGTGCTCTACCACGCCGTCTCGCTCGGCGTCGGCGGCGTCCTCGCGCGCGCGGGCGGGGGACCGGCCGCGCTGTACGCGACGATCGCGGTGACGAACGTCGTCGGCCTCGTCGTCATGCTCCCCGTCGCGGTGCGCCTCGTCCGGCGGCGCGCGACGGCCGAGCCGGCGGAGCAGGCCGGCGCGGCCGTGGGGGTCGCGTCGTGA
- a CDS encoding LacI family DNA-binding transcriptional regulator has protein sequence MPPTTLNDVAAAARVSRSTASRVVRGTGPVSDAARRAVLAAVEELGYVPHPGARSLASGRGERVVVAVGSPSADLLGDPYVARVVAAASRAADTQGVGVALRWLGPDPRDELARLARDPGVGGVLLVDYSAEVLASVPRALVDRVAAIGPADGRVPSYDVDAAAGIAALVEHVLADGRRDVVMLTGPGWLPGARRAVEAYDAVVRAAGLPHRVVAADLTSLAGAEAAREARRRWPGVDALVAMSDTLAVGAMRALAEDGVRVPDDVAVTGFDDQPFAAQAGPGLTTATHPVERIAAAATAALLDRRRRDDERTFPSVVVRRTSA, from the coding sequence ATGCCGCCCACCACGCTCAACGACGTCGCCGCGGCGGCCCGCGTCTCGCGGTCCACGGCCTCGCGCGTCGTGCGCGGCACGGGCCCCGTCTCCGATGCGGCGCGCCGTGCCGTCCTCGCCGCCGTCGAGGAGCTCGGGTACGTCCCGCACCCCGGTGCGCGGTCGCTCGCGAGCGGGCGCGGCGAGCGCGTCGTGGTCGCGGTCGGGTCGCCGTCCGCGGACCTGCTGGGCGACCCCTACGTCGCGCGCGTCGTCGCGGCGGCCAGCCGCGCGGCCGACACCCAGGGCGTCGGCGTGGCGCTGCGCTGGCTCGGGCCCGACCCGCGCGACGAGCTGGCCCGTCTTGCGCGCGACCCCGGCGTGGGCGGCGTGCTGCTCGTCGACTACTCCGCGGAGGTGCTCGCGAGCGTGCCGCGCGCGCTCGTCGACCGCGTGGCGGCGATCGGCCCCGCCGACGGGCGCGTGCCCTCGTACGACGTCGACGCCGCGGCCGGGATCGCCGCGCTCGTCGAGCACGTGCTCGCCGACGGGCGCCGCGACGTCGTCATGCTCACCGGCCCCGGCTGGCTCCCGGGCGCGCGGCGCGCGGTCGAGGCGTACGACGCCGTCGTGCGCGCGGCCGGGCTCCCGCACCGCGTCGTGGCCGCCGACCTCACGTCCCTCGCGGGTGCGGAGGCGGCGCGCGAGGCCCGCCGGCGCTGGCCCGGCGTGGACGCGCTCGTCGCGATGAGCGACACGCTCGCCGTCGGCGCGATGCGCGCGCTCGCGGAGGACGGCGTCCGCGTGCCCGACGACGTCGCGGTCACCGGGTTCGACGACCAGCCCTTCGCGGCGCAGGCCGGGCCGGGCCTGACGACCGCGACCCACCCCGTCGAGCGGATCGCGGCCGCGGCGACGGCAGCCCTGCTGGACCGCCGCCGGCGCGACGACGAGCGCACGTTCCCGTCCGTCGTCGTCCGCCGCACGAGCGCCTGA